TTTATCAGTAACTTGTTAGAAAGTTTTATACATACTCAGTTACCAAGTCTACTAAAGACATCTGTTTTTAATGGTATCTTTTCTTCACTCACAATTTCACCAGTCTTTTTATTCACTTTCAcaatttttttcacatattttttgcCTGAAGGACTAGATGATGATGTGGCTGGTGCTGAGACTACAGTCCTCCCTGGTGATGACattttctttaaagttacagGTGATGTCTTTACTTTCAACTGACTGGAAGATGTGCTACTGCATATTGCAGGTTTAGTGGACAGTTTTGCTTTTCGAGCCTCCTCAGTCTCTTTAGCAAATATTCCAGCACTGGTGCATGAACTACTTGATGGGCTGCATTGGATTCCTAATCTGCTCTTAACACCTGTTGTAGTGTCAGCATTCATAGTTGCAACCTTATTTCCTCCTGGAATATTTAAAATCTTCTTCCTGATAAAACCAGGTTTTTCAAAACTTTCTTTTGATGAATATTTCAAAATTCCTTGATATTCCAGAGGTTTACCTGGACTATGTTCACGTTCCACAGCACTTCCATTTGTGTTATCGTCTTTGTTACCTAATCGACCAAAGACTGATGCTGGTGACTTTTTGCTACTTTCAACGCTAGCAGCAGCACGAATGATATCCTTACCATGCATAGTGATTGTGATCTTAGGATTCTCATTTGTTGTGCTTGTTACAGAGTTATCACCTAATCTGTTAAATACTGAACTTCTTTTGTTAGTATTAGGTGAGTCATCATCTTCAATTGACCTTTTGATACCACTACCCAAACGTGATGACAAGCTTTGTGACAGGTTAGAGCTGCTGTTCGGTGGG
The window above is part of the Panulirus ornatus isolate Po-2019 chromosome 55, ASM3632096v1, whole genome shotgun sequence genome. Proteins encoded here:
- the LOC139765476 gene encoding uncharacterized protein, translating into MSSISDTSAWLKFFTEAGIPAGEATNYAIIFTDNRIKQDMLMDLNREYLRDMGITVMGDVIAILKHAKVFSGQLSRQRVLQASPSPISQYDTCAPPPNKKSTPASRMLEHYVRKDGPPSPPNSSSNLSQSLSSRLGSGIKRSIEDDDSPNTNKRSSVFNRLGDNSVTSTTNENPKITITMHGKDIIRAAASVESSKKSPASVFGRLGNKDDNTNGSAVEREHSPGKPLEYQGILKYSSKESFEKPGFIRKKILNIPGGNKVATMNADTTTGVKSRLGIQCSPSSSSCTSAGIFAKETEEARKAKLSTKPAICSSTSSSQLKVKTSPVTLKKMSSPGRTVVSAPATSSSSPSGKKYVKKIVKVNKKTGEIVSEEKIPLKTDVFSRLGN